The Apibacter raozihei genome contains a region encoding:
- a CDS encoding murein L,D-transpeptidase catalytic domain-containing protein, which yields MYRFVKILRLFIIVCIFGYIFSNFYKCKDVGAKTILKDVYSQNQDNYDDIKKKSKEAYTFCKKNNFNQDFCILIDMKIPSGKNRMFVWDFKKDTIIRSALCAHGMGTGDLKSTEETPVFSNKDGSYCSSLGKYKLGVRSYSQWGINIHYKMHGLEPTNSNAYKRVIVLHSYTPVPDNEIAPKHLPMGWSLGCPVTSDPMMRYLDSKLKAQKRPTLLWIFY from the coding sequence ATGTATAGATTTGTTAAAATTCTAAGATTATTTATTATTGTATGTATTTTCGGGTATATTTTCTCCAATTTTTATAAATGTAAAGATGTAGGGGCAAAAACAATACTAAAAGATGTTTATTCACAAAATCAGGATAATTATGATGATATTAAAAAGAAATCAAAAGAAGCCTATACATTTTGTAAAAAAAATAATTTCAATCAGGATTTTTGTATTTTGATAGATATGAAAATACCATCAGGAAAGAACCGAATGTTTGTTTGGGATTTTAAAAAAGATACAATTATCAGAAGTGCTTTATGTGCTCATGGAATGGGAACTGGAGACTTAAAAAGCACTGAAGAAACCCCTGTTTTCAGTAATAAAGATGGAAGTTATTGTAGTTCTTTGGGAAAGTATAAGTTAGGAGTTCGTTCTTATAGCCAATGGGGTATTAACATACATTATAAAATGCATGGTTTGGAGCCTACCAACTCCAATGCGTATAAAAGAGTCATTGTGTTACATTCCTATACTCCCGTTCCTGACAATGAAATAGCTCCTAAGCATTTACCGATGGGCTGGAGTTTAGGCTGTCCTGTAACAAGTGATCCTATGATGAGGTATTTAGACTCTAAATTAAAGGCGCAGAAAAGACCTACACTTTTATGGATTTTTTATTAA
- a CDS encoding CorA family divalent cation transporter, whose protein sequence is MSVKTLQQPSYQWIDLLNPEKEELQTIANQCNLNYYNLADSLEPNHLPKFETENDINFFIVRMVHKNAKKESNIENLSNKIAIFYNDKIIVSIHRVKMDFLSTIEEKYINPGKATTTTSVIIKILYSVLQTYNDSIIATINKLDFFENRLFTKHPSSLVLQNIYSLKRKTNLCTKMLILTEEVIKSVKPSKQEKASYQDLKDLYVKLTTLHEQVIEDLNNLLNLYISLSSQKTNEIMKTLTIFSIFFMPLTFIAGIYGMNFKYMPELGQKWGYPIIMLSMLLITLLIYFWLKKKKWL, encoded by the coding sequence ATGTCAGTAAAAACCTTGCAACAGCCAAGTTACCAATGGATTGATTTATTAAATCCGGAAAAAGAAGAGTTACAAACCATTGCAAATCAGTGTAATCTTAATTACTATAACCTTGCTGACAGTCTGGAGCCTAATCACCTGCCTAAATTTGAGACGGAAAACGATATTAATTTTTTTATTGTCCGGATGGTTCATAAAAATGCTAAAAAAGAATCCAATATTGAAAATCTTTCAAACAAAATAGCTATTTTTTATAATGATAAAATTATTGTATCCATCCATCGTGTCAAAATGGACTTTCTTTCCACTATTGAAGAAAAATATATAAATCCTGGGAAAGCTACTACAACCACCAGTGTAATTATAAAAATTCTATATTCAGTCTTACAAACATATAACGATTCTATTATTGCAACAATAAATAAGCTCGATTTTTTCGAAAACCGCTTATTTACGAAACATCCCTCCTCTTTAGTTCTTCAAAATATTTATTCATTAAAACGTAAAACCAATCTTTGCACAAAAATGCTCATTCTTACAGAAGAGGTTATAAAATCAGTTAAACCCTCAAAACAAGAAAAAGCATCTTATCAGGATTTAAAAGATTTATATGTTAAATTAACTACCCTGCATGAACAGGTGATTGAAGATTTAAACAATTTGCTGAATCTTTATATTTCTCTTTCCTCACAGAAAACCAATGAAATTATGAAAACACTCACCATTTTTTCCATTTTTTTTATGCCACTTACGTTTATTGCCGGTATTTATGGAATGAATTTTAAATACATGCCTGAGCTTGGCCAAAAATGGGGTTACCCCATAATTATGCTTTCTATGTTGCTAATTACCCTTCTGATATATTTCTGGTTGAAAAAAAAGAAATGGTTATAG